Proteins found in one Labrenzia sp. VG12 genomic segment:
- the fabI gene encoding enoyl-ACP reductase FabI, whose product MFDLTGHKALVVGVANDQSIAYGCARAFRAQGADLAITYLNERAESFVRPLAEQLDAEIIAPLDVRDDSQMDALFAEIAGKWGRLDTLLHSIAFSKKEDLHGRVVDCSADGFGLAMDISVHSFLRLIRRSEPLMPQGGTCMTVSFMGAQKVVENYGVMGPVKAALEAATRYAAAEMGPKGISVHALSPGPLKTRAASGIAEFDALLNDAASRAPTHHLATIDDVGAYAAFLASREAFNVTGSVHAIDGGYSILG is encoded by the coding sequence ATGTTTGATTTGACGGGACATAAGGCCCTTGTTGTCGGCGTCGCGAATGACCAGTCCATCGCCTACGGCTGCGCCAGGGCGTTCCGCGCGCAAGGGGCCGATCTCGCAATCACTTATCTGAACGAGCGGGCCGAATCCTTTGTCCGCCCGCTGGCCGAACAGCTGGATGCTGAAATCATTGCGCCCCTGGATGTGCGCGACGACAGCCAGATGGATGCCTTGTTCGCAGAGATTGCAGGCAAGTGGGGCCGGCTCGATACATTGTTGCACTCCATAGCCTTTTCCAAAAAGGAAGACCTTCACGGGCGTGTGGTCGACTGTTCTGCGGACGGCTTTGGGCTGGCCATGGACATTTCGGTTCACTCTTTTCTCCGCTTGATCCGCCGGTCCGAGCCGTTGATGCCGCAAGGGGGAACCTGCATGACGGTCTCGTTCATGGGCGCGCAGAAGGTGGTCGAAAATTACGGCGTCATGGGGCCGGTCAAGGCTGCGCTCGAAGCGGCGACGCGCTATGCTGCTGCGGAAATGGGGCCGAAGGGTATCTCGGTCCATGCATTGTCGCCGGGACCGCTGAAAACCCGGGCTGCCTCCGGCATCGCCGAGTTTGACGCCCTTCTGAATGACGCGGCGTCCCGGGCACCGACCCATCATCTGGCGACGATCGACGATGTCGGCGCCTATGCCGCGTTCCTTGCCAGCCGAGAGGCCTTCAACGTCACCGGTTCCGTGCATGCCATCGATGGCGGCTACAGCATTCTTGGATAG